From the genome of Sphingopyxis sp. DBS4:
GGCGAAGCTGGCGCAAGCGGCTTCCGGCAAAGATGCGTTGGCGGATCAAAAACCTTCTCCTCTCCCCTTGCGGGAGAGGATATGGAGGCTTGGCGGCGAAGCCGCCTAGCCGGAGTTGGAGAGGGGGAGCGCCCTCTCAAGACTTGCTAGGCGACAAGTCGCCAAGCCAAGCCTTTCTCTCCCGCAAGGGGAGAGAGCTATTAATTTGCAAACTTGTACTTTGCAACTTTGCAAATTCACATTTGCATCGGCGGCATAATGCGGGCAGGCGACGGTCGAATATCTGTTGGAGAGCCGCATGTCCGCCAATATCGCCGAAATGGAAGCCCGCCGCGCCGCCGCCGCCCTTGGGGGCGGACAAAAGCGCATCGACGCGCAGCATGCCAAAGGCAAGCTGACCGCGCGCGAGCGGCTCGACGTGTTGCTCGATCATGGCTCGTTCGAGGAACTCGACACCTATGTCGAGCATGATTGCGTCGATTTCGGGATGCAGGATCAGAAAATTCCGGGCGACGGCGTCGTCACCGGATCGGGGACGATCAACGGCCGCCTCGTCTATGTCTTCAGTCAGGATTTCACTGTCTTCGGCGGCTCGCTGTCGAAGCGTCATGCCGAGAAGATCTGCAAGGTGATGGAAAAGGCGATGCTGGTCGGCGCGCCGGTGATCGGTCTGAACGACAGCGGCGGCGCGCGCATCCAGGAGGGCGTCGCGTCGCTCGGCGGCTATGCCGACGTGTTCCAGCGCAACGTGCTCGCGAGCGGCGTCGTGCCGCAGATCAGCCTGATCATGGGGCCGTGCGCGGGCGGCGCGGTCTATTCGCCCGCGATGACCGACTTCATCTTCATGGTGAAGGATTCGAGCTATATGTTCGTCACCGGCCCCGACGTCGTGAAGACGGTGACCAACGAGGTGGTGACGCAGGAGGAACTCGGCGGCGCGATCACCCACACGACGAAAAGCTCGGTCGCCGATCTGGCGTTCGAGAACGATATCGAGGCGCTGCTCGCGGCGCGCGATTTCTTCGATTATCTGCCCGAGAACAACCGCAGCGGCGTCCCGGCCCGCCCGACCAGTGATCCCTATGACCGCGAGGAAAAGAGCCTCGACACGCTGATCCCGCCGAACGCGAACCAGCCCTATGACATGCACGAGCTGATCAGGAAGACGGTCGACGAGGGCGATTTCTTCGAGGTGCAGCCGGCGCATGCGGGCAACATCATCTGCGGTTTCGGCCGCATCGAGGGGCGCACGGTGGGCATTGTCGCCAACCAGCCGCTGGTGCTTGCGGGCGTGCTCGACATCAATTCGTCGAAGAAGGCGGCGCGCTTCGTGCGCTTCTGCGACGCGTTCGAGATTCCGATCATCACCTTCGTCGACGTCCCGGGCTTCCTGCCCGGCACCGCGCAGGAATATAACGGCATCATCAAGCATGGAGCAAAGCTGCTCTTCGCCTATGCCGAGGCGACGGTGCCCAAGATTACGGTGATCACGCGCAAGGCCTATGGCGGCGCCTATGACGTGATGGCGTCGAAGCATCTGCGCGGCGATCTGAACTATGCCTGGCCGACCGCCGAGATCGCGGTGATGGGCGCGAAGGGCGCGGTGGAGATCATCTTCCGCAGCGACATCGGCGACCCCGAAAAGATCGCCGAGCGCACCAAGGAATATGAAGACCGTTTCGCCAACCCGTTCGTCGCGGCGCAGCGCGGCTATATCGACGAGGTGATCTACCCGCACTCGACGCGGCGGCGGATAGCGCTGGGGCTAAGGAAGCTGCGGAACAAGCAGTTGGAGAATCCGTGGAAG
Proteins encoded in this window:
- a CDS encoding acyl-CoA carboxylase subunit beta codes for the protein MSANIAEMEARRAAAALGGGQKRIDAQHAKGKLTARERLDVLLDHGSFEELDTYVEHDCVDFGMQDQKIPGDGVVTGSGTINGRLVYVFSQDFTVFGGSLSKRHAEKICKVMEKAMLVGAPVIGLNDSGGARIQEGVASLGGYADVFQRNVLASGVVPQISLIMGPCAGGAVYSPAMTDFIFMVKDSSYMFVTGPDVVKTVTNEVVTQEELGGAITHTTKSSVADLAFENDIEALLAARDFFDYLPENNRSGVPARPTSDPYDREEKSLDTLIPPNANQPYDMHELIRKTVDEGDFFEVQPAHAGNIICGFGRIEGRTVGIVANQPLVLAGVLDINSSKKAARFVRFCDAFEIPIITFVDVPGFLPGTAQEYNGIIKHGAKLLFAYAEATVPKITVITRKAYGGAYDVMASKHLRGDLNYAWPTAEIAVMGAKGAVEIIFRSDIGDPEKIAERTKEYEDRFANPFVAAQRGYIDEVIYPHSTRRRIALGLRKLRNKQLENPWKKHDNIPL